In Ochotona princeps isolate mOchPri1 chromosome 22, mOchPri1.hap1, whole genome shotgun sequence, the following are encoded in one genomic region:
- the CD93 gene encoding complement component C1q receptor, with product MATSCSSSPSLGPLLLLLLLLSGQPWVGAGAHMEAVVCAGTACYTAHWSKLSAAEAQENCNSNGGNLATVKSEEEAQIIQQALAQLLRSEVSPAMRTRKFWIGLQREKGKCSDSNLPLKGFSWVGGGEDTLYTNWHKELKSSCISKRCVSLMLDPSMPPLASRLPKWSESPCGSSGSPGSNIEGFVCKFNFQGMCQPLALGGPGQVSYITPFQATSSTLEAVPFGSMAKVVCGNRTESHGDYLLCKEKGLQVFEWDKPGPLCVSPEYGCGFNNGGCHQECFEGGDGSFRCGCRPGFRLLDDLVTCASRNPCSSNPCTGEEATCVPEPHGKSYVCHCPHGYRQDSSQRGCVDVDECQDSPCVQECVNTPGGYRCECWVGYEPGGPGQEACLDVDECASGRSPCAQGCTNTDGSFHCSCEEGYLVGEDGTQCQDVDECASPGGSPCDGLCFNTPGSFHCGCLPGRELAADGVSCIMVPVSPGPSSEPPQQETEPGREGSTVSPAPMSNATRGPEGTSQAAPKARSPLLLLNHSTTWAASGGLPGVQLEPVIQHTTVAAGHDTSIGADSVATQSVDGGAEGQKLLLFYILGTVVAIALLLALALGLLVYRKRRARKEEMKEKKKPQSAADGYSWVPERAESRATENPYSPTPGTDC from the exons ATGgccacctcctgctcctcctctccatCACTGGGcccacttctgctgctgctgctgctgctctcaggCCAACCCTGGGTTGGGGCTGGGGCCCACATGGAGGCCGTGGTATGTGCGGGGACCGCCTGTTACACGGCACACTGGAGCAAGCTGAGTGCGGCTGAGGCCCAGGAGAACTGCAACTCCAACGGAGGCAACCTGGCCACAGTTAAGAGCGAAGAGGAGGCCCAGATCATCCAGCAggctctggcccagctcctgaGATCTGAGGTGTCTCCGGCAATGAGGACGCGCAAGTTCTGGATCGGGCTGCAGAGGGAGAAGGGCAAGTGTTCCGATTCCAACCTGCCACTGAAGGGCTTCAGCTGGGTGGGTGGTGGCGAGGACACGCTCTACACTAACTGGCACAAGGAGCTCAAGAGTTCCTGTATCTCCAAGCGCTGCGTGTCCCTGATGCTGGACCCGTCCATGCCACCCCTGGCCAGCCGCCTGCCCAAGTGGTCTGAGAGCCCTTGCGGGAGCAGTGGCTCTCCCGGCAGCAACATTGAAGGCTTCGTGTGCAAGTTCAATTTCCAAGGCATGTGCCAGCCTCTGGCGCTGGGGGGTCCTGGCCAGGTGAGCTACATCACCCCGTTCCAGGCCACCAGCTCCACCTTGGAGGCTGTGCCCTTCGGCTCTATGGCCAAAGTGGTCTGTGGCAACAGGACAGAGAGCCACGGTGATTACCTGCTGTGCAAGGAGAAAGGGCTCCAGGTCTTCGAGTGGGACAAACCAGGCCCCCTGTGTGTCAGCCCCGAATATGGCTGTGGCTTTAACAACGGAGGCTGCCACCAGGAGTGTTTTGAGGGTGGGGATGGGTCTTTCCGTTGCGGCTGCCGCCCAGGATTCCGGCTGCTGGATGATTTGGTGACCTGTGCCTCCCGGAACCCTTGTAGTTCCAACCCCTGCACAGGGGAGGAGGCCACGTGTGTGCCCGAGCCCCATGGGAAAAGCTATGTTTGCCACTGCCCCCACGGCTACCGGCAGGACTCGAGTCAGAGGGGCTGTGTGGACGTGGATGAGTGCCAGGACTCGCCCTGTGTCCAGGAGTGTGTTAACACCCCCGGGGGCTATCGTTGCGAGTGCTGGGTGGGCTATGAGCCCGGGGGCCCCGGGCAGGAGGCCTGCCTAGACGTGGACGAGTGCGCCTCGGGCCGCTCACCCTGTGCCCAGGGCTGCACCAACACTGATGGCTCCTTCCACTGCTCCTGTGAGGAAGGGTACCTGGTTGGAGAGGACGGTACCCAGTGCCAGGACGTGGATGAGTGTGCCAGCCCTGGGGGCAGCCCCTGTGACGGCTTGTGCTTCAACACTCCGGGCTCGTTCCACTGCGGCTGCctgccaggcagggagctggccgctGATGGGGTCTCCTGCATCATGGTTCCTGTGTCTCCAGGACCGTCCTCTGAGCCTCCCCAGCAGGAAACCGAGCCAGGCAGAGAGGGAAGCACTGTGTCTCCTGCCCCCATGTCCAATGCCACCAGAGGGCCAGAGGGCACTTCCCAGGCAGCCCCGAAGGCAAGgagccctctgctgctgctcaaCCACTCCACCACCTGGGCGGCCTCCGGTGGGCTCCCTGGTGTCCAGTTGGAGCCTGTCATCCAACACACCACAGTGGCAGCCGGCCATGATACGTCCATTGGTGCAGACTCAGTGGCCACTCAAAGCGTCGATGGTGGTGCTGAGGGGCAGAAGCTGCTCTTGTTCTACATCCTGGGCACTGTGGTGGCCATAGCTCtcctgctggccctggccctggggctgCTGGTGTACCGCAAGCGGAGAGCCAGGAAGGAGGAgatgaaggagaagaagaagccaCAGAGCGCGGCTGATGGCTACTCCTGGGTTCCGGAGAGAGCCGAGAGCAGGGCCACAGAGAATCCGTACAG tCCGACACCTGGGACAGACTGCTGA